A single window of Taeniopygia guttata chromosome 1, bTaeGut7.mat, whole genome shotgun sequence DNA harbors:
- the ALG8 gene encoding dolichyl pyrophosphate Glc1Man9GlcNAc2 alpha-1,3-glucosyltransferase isoform X2, whose amino-acid sequence MLVVENLNYASRATIFFQRLSVIFTDTLFIYAVHECCRCINGKRAAKDILEKPTFILAVLLLWNFGLLIVDHIHFQYNGFLFGLMLLSVARLCQKRYLEGALLFAVLLHFKHIYIYVAPAYGVYLLRSYCFTANNADGSLKWRSFSFLHVTLLGLIVCLVSALSLGPFLVLGQLPQVISRLFPFKRGLCHAYWAPNFWALYNAMDKALTILGLKCNFLDGTKIPKASMTGGLVQEFQHTVLPSVTPLATLICTFIAILPSVFCLWFKPQGPRGFLQCLVLCALSSFMFGWHVHEKAILLAILPLSLLSIQRAKDAGIYLILATTGHFSLFPLLFTTPELPIKILLMLLFTVYSFSSLKSLFRREKPLLNWLETIYLIQLVPLEIFCEIIFPLTPWKRHFPFVPLLLTSVYCALGITYTWLKLYISVLTERIPVRQKAE is encoded by the exons ATGTTGGTTGTTGAAAACTTGAATTACGCCAGTCGTGCAACCATCTTCTTCCAAAGGCTTTCTGTCATCTTTACAGATACCCTCTTCATATATGCAGTTCATGA GTGCTGCAGATGTATAAATGGAAAACGAGCTGCAAAGGATATCCTGGAAAAACCAACATTTATTCTTGCTGTTCTGCTcttgtggaattttgggttgTTAATTGTGGATC ATATTCACTTCCAGTACAATGGCTTCCTCTTTGGCCTGATGCTTCTCTCTGTTGCTCGGCTGTGTCAG aaaaggtATTTGGAGGGTGCTCTTctttttgctgttcttctgCATTTCAAACACATCTACATATATGTGGCCCCAGCATATGGCGTTTATTTGTTACGATCCTACTGCTTTACTGCAAATAATGCAG ATGGATCCCTGAAGTGGAGAAGTTTCAGCTTTCTTCATGTAACTCTTCTGGGACTGATTGTCTGTCTTGTTTCTGCTCTTTCACTGGGACCCTTCCTAGTATTG GGTCAGCTGCCTCAAGTAATTTCACGGCTCTTCCCTTTCAAGCGAGGTCTCTGCCATGCCTATTGGGCCCCCAACTTCTGGGCTTTGTATAATGCCATGGATAAAGCACTGACAATTCTTG ggtTAAAGTGCAATTTTCTTGATGGCACAAAAATCCCTAAAGCCTCCATGACAGGAGGGCTGGTTCAAGAGTTTCAGCACACTGTCCTCCCTTCAGTGACTCCACTGGCAACACTGATCTGTACTTTCATAGCTATATTG CcctctgttttctgtctttggTTTAAACCTCAAGGGCCCCGAGGCTTTCTACAGTGCCTTGTTCTTTGTGCATTGAGCTCCTTCATGTTTGGCTGGCACGTGCACGAGAAAGCAATACTCCTTGCTATTCTGCCTTTAAG CTTATTGTCTATTCAGAGAGCCAAGGATGCTGGCATCTACTTGATTCTGGCAACAACAGGGCATTTCTCACTTTTTCCATTGTTGTTCACAACACCAG aacTTCCAATTAAAATACTGCTTATGCTGTTGTTTACTGTTTATAGCTTCTCGTCATTGAAATCTCTGTTCAG GAGAGAGAAACCTCTACTTAACTGGCTTGAAACAATCTACCTCATCCAACTAGTGCCCTTGGAAATCTTCTGTGAAATCATATTTCCCCTGACCCCCTGGAAACGGCACTTCCCTTTTGTCCCCCTGTTGCTGACCTCGGTGTACTGTGCTCTGGGAATCACATACACTTGGCTTAAACTCTACATCTCTGTCTTGACTGAGAGAATTCCTGTCAGACAAAAGGCTGAGTAA